The following are encoded in a window of Sphingobacteriales bacterium genomic DNA:
- a CDS encoding acyloxyacyl hydrolase, with protein MKKFLLLFPILITSNFLWSQNVSYLNQKAVGLSLSNGLPLYELPEGGFYQPFILNAYYRLPVFKTKNAFNLQISFKPQYAGLYVNQHFHHETGLNVGFDLSVRLSDNSMLTYSTGSGPHFITYQSRRQAKGFIFSDNFLLVFRKKTGIDSDFEFEIFSGIRHISNAGIKRPNGGINNWIIGFSLGKLL; from the coding sequence ATGAAAAAGTTTTTACTCTTATTCCCTATTCTGATAACCAGTAATTTTTTATGGTCGCAGAATGTTTCTTATTTAAATCAGAAAGCAGTCGGGTTAAGTTTAAGCAATGGATTACCCCTGTATGAATTGCCCGAAGGGGGTTTTTACCAACCTTTCATTCTAAACGCATATTATCGTCTGCCTGTATTTAAAACAAAAAATGCTTTTAATCTTCAGATATCGTTTAAACCGCAATATGCTGGTTTATATGTCAATCAACATTTTCATCACGAAACAGGGCTCAATGTTGGATTTGATCTAAGTGTCAGACTTTCAGACAACAGCATGCTAACCTACTCAACAGGCAGCGGCCCTCATTTTATTACTTATCAATCCAGGCGCCAGGCAAAAGGCTTTATCTTTTCCGACAATTTTTTACTGGTATTCAGAAAAAAAACGGGAATTGATTCGGACTTTGAATTTGAGATATTTTCAGGCATCCGTCATATTTCAAATGCAGGAATAAAAAGGCCGAACGGAGGTATTAATAATTGGATAATAGGGTTTTCATTGGGTAAACTGCTCTGA
- a CDS encoding PspC domain-containing protein gives MKKTVTVNLSGIVFHIDEDAYELLSNYLNLINARFSDENEAKEIMADIESRIAEIFREKLQGRQVIEIQDIEEIMATIGKPEDFESSGYKEENEAFSEAQKGYKRMYRDPDERILGGVCGGIAAYFNTDPVFIRALFVIVLIISAGTAFIAYLVLWFIIPEAQTRAQKLEMRGKHVNLENIEKTVRQEFNTVKENIKKIDFSKKLRDLGLSLEKFLLKLGKGILAAFKSLWIFIGILLLLTGLFLLLMLTGSFWSNKLYISASSFFSSSYSLPNLLATITSAPVATFTSIGIILVAGIPMVWLIYSGIRLVFRIRSHDRIFNILTSFLFVSGLAILFISAVIIGKDFRAESRTTLKEIIPQATNDTLYLGFLPDSSENGFYLLKSNDFKIFTSKVRPQLMISPTYRIKGSFNYFVSVEKNITARGNNTLDAKQNIENLSFTIIANKDSIRFSPYFTIEKHKKYRGQWIENTLFIPVGKYVFLDESFKNLITDFEGDRSIYPEKFFNRYLKMTSKGLVLAE, from the coding sequence ATGAAAAAAACCGTAACCGTCAACCTGAGTGGAATCGTTTTTCATATTGACGAAGATGCTTACGAATTACTCAGCAATTATTTAAATCTTATTAATGCCCGGTTTTCCGATGAAAATGAGGCCAAAGAGATCATGGCAGACATTGAATCACGCATTGCTGAAATATTTCGCGAAAAGTTGCAGGGCAGACAGGTAATTGAAATTCAAGATATTGAAGAAATAATGGCTACAATCGGGAAGCCTGAAGATTTTGAATCTTCAGGATATAAGGAAGAGAATGAAGCGTTTTCAGAAGCTCAGAAAGGGTACAAACGTATGTATCGTGATCCGGATGAACGCATTCTTGGGGGAGTTTGTGGTGGTATTGCCGCATATTTTAATACTGACCCAGTTTTTATCCGCGCCTTGTTTGTCATTGTCCTGATCATTTCTGCCGGTACGGCCTTTATTGCATACCTTGTTCTATGGTTTATTATACCTGAAGCCCAAACAAGAGCTCAGAAGCTTGAAATGAGAGGCAAACATGTCAACCTTGAAAATATCGAAAAAACCGTAAGACAAGAATTCAACACTGTTAAAGAAAACATTAAAAAAATTGATTTTTCGAAAAAACTTAGAGATTTAGGACTTTCCCTTGAAAAATTTTTGTTAAAGCTTGGTAAGGGCATTCTGGCAGCCTTTAAATCATTGTGGATATTCATTGGCATTCTGCTTCTTTTAACAGGCTTATTTCTGCTTTTAATGCTTACGGGATCATTCTGGTCAAATAAATTGTACATTTCTGCGTCATCTTTTTTTTCCTCCTCTTATTCGCTTCCTAATCTCCTCGCTACCATAACTTCGGCTCCGGTTGCAACGTTTACATCGATAGGAATTATCCTTGTAGCAGGGATTCCTATGGTATGGCTTATTTATAGCGGTATCCGGCTCGTTTTCAGAATCCGGTCACATGATAGAATTTTCAACATATTGACATCATTCCTTTTCGTATCCGGATTGGCTATTCTATTCATTTCTGCAGTAATTATCGGTAAAGATTTCAGGGCCGAATCCCGAACAACCCTTAAAGAAATTATTCCACAGGCAACCAATGATACTCTTTATTTAGGATTTCTGCCAGATTCTTCTGAAAATGGATTTTATCTTCTGAAATCAAATGATTTTAAGATATTCACTTCCAAAGTAAGGCCACAACTTATGATATCTCCAACCTACAGAATCAAAGGAAGTTTCAACTATTTTGTTTCCGTTGAGAAAAATATAACTGCACGTGGTAACAACACCCTCGATGCAAAGCAAAACATTGAAAATCTATCTTTTACCATTATTGCGAATAAAGATTCAATCCGTTTTTCTCCATATTTTACTATTGAAAAACACAAAAAATACAGGGGTCAATGGATTGAAAACACATTATTTATCCCTGTCGGCAAATATGTTTTTTTGGATGAAAGTTTTAAAAACTTAATAACCGACTTTGAAGGAGATAGAAGTATTTATCCGGAAAAGTTTTTCAACAGATATTTAAAAATGACCTCAAAAGGACTTGTTTTGGCCGAATAA
- a CDS encoding PadR family transcriptional regulator, with amino-acid sequence MNTENTKAQMRKGVLEFCILSVLSHGDAYATDILNELKKARLLVVEGTLYPLLTRLKNMGLLSYRWEESSQGPPRKYYRLTEDGFLFLEELKKAWIELVNSIETLQKM; translated from the coding sequence ATGAATACAGAAAACACAAAAGCACAAATGAGAAAGGGGGTACTTGAATTTTGCATTTTATCGGTACTTTCACATGGTGATGCTTATGCTACAGATATTCTGAATGAGCTGAAGAAAGCCAGATTACTCGTAGTGGAAGGTACACTTTATCCCCTTCTAACCCGACTGAAAAATATGGGATTGCTCAGTTATCGCTGGGAAGAATCATCTCAGGGACCTCCAAGAAAATATTATCGTCTTACTGAAGATGGCTTTCTTTTTCTTGAAGAGTTGAAAAAAGCCTGGATTGAACTTGTTAATAGTATTGAAACCCTTCAAAAAATGTAA